Proteins encoded within one genomic window of Nonomuraea gerenzanensis:
- a CDS encoding sensor histidine kinase, which translates to MSLALFGRRPAGGPRLPDPDRRLLVRARRRITVQVAGAISVVLALVGVLVWCAMGHSQGTAAERDLAAAAQRSPIAYPPPCVWLYELRADGTVRASPGAPAALPVRAALAAGSAGAGPRTERVSVAGRDYLIHTRERGGAVVQAAMDLRYQAAEQQRLLRTLIGAELVGLVAALLVGQVVSRRAITPLGEALARQRRFAADVSHELRTPLTRLHTRAQLLSRRLRGGTDPILLIDEVDQLATGTRQLGEVVEDLLRSAQFKQLRRPFGPVDLAVLAAELAVAENARAAAQGVSIEVRCDGPGDHVVRGVESALRRVISALLDNALGHTGPGGHIWVTLSSGPGTIGLTVRDDGAGLDPEDAERLFTRFEGTGFGLGLALVREVVDGHNGTITADGRPGGGAVFTVRLPAGPPAPMVQPTYQRYQPPLPG; encoded by the coding sequence GCTCGCGCTGGTCGGCGTGCTGGTGTGGTGCGCCATGGGGCACAGCCAGGGCACGGCTGCGGAGCGCGACCTGGCCGCCGCCGCCCAGCGCTCGCCGATCGCGTACCCGCCGCCCTGCGTGTGGCTGTACGAGCTGCGCGCCGACGGCACCGTGCGGGCCTCGCCCGGCGCGCCGGCGGCGCTGCCCGTGCGGGCGGCGCTCGCGGCCGGGTCCGCCGGCGCGGGGCCGCGCACGGAGCGGGTCAGCGTGGCCGGGCGCGACTACCTCATCCACACGCGCGAGCGCGGCGGCGCCGTCGTGCAGGCCGCGATGGACCTGCGTTACCAGGCCGCCGAGCAGCAGCGGCTGCTGCGCACGCTCATCGGCGCGGAGCTCGTGGGGCTGGTGGCCGCGCTGCTGGTCGGACAGGTCGTCTCGCGCCGCGCGATCACGCCGCTGGGCGAGGCCCTGGCCCGCCAGCGCCGCTTCGCCGCCGACGTCAGCCACGAGCTGCGCACGCCGCTGACCCGCCTGCACACCCGCGCCCAGCTCCTGTCGCGGCGGCTGCGCGGCGGCACCGACCCGATCCTGCTGATCGACGAGGTGGACCAGCTCGCGACCGGCACCAGGCAGCTCGGCGAGGTGGTCGAGGACCTGCTCAGGTCGGCCCAGTTCAAGCAGCTGCGCCGCCCCTTCGGCCCGGTGGACCTGGCCGTGCTGGCCGCCGAGCTGGCCGTGGCCGAGAACGCCAGGGCGGCGGCGCAGGGGGTGAGCATCGAGGTGCGCTGCGACGGGCCCGGCGACCACGTCGTGCGCGGGGTGGAGTCGGCGCTGCGGCGGGTGATCTCGGCCCTGCTCGACAACGCGCTCGGCCACACCGGCCCCGGCGGGCACATCTGGGTGACGCTGTCGTCCGGGCCTGGCACGATCGGCCTCACCGTCAGGGACGACGGCGCCGGGCTGGACCCGGAGGACGCCGAGCGGCTGTTCACCCGGTTCGAGGGCACCGGGTTCGGGCTGGGGCTGGCGCTGGTGCGGGAGGTGGTGGACGGCCACAACGGCACGATCACCGCCGACGGCCGCCCAGGTGGCGGCGCCGTGTTCACCGTACGGCTGCCCGCCGGCCCGCCCGCACCGATGGTGCAGCCGACCTATCAGAGGTATCAGCCGCCGCTACCGGGGTAG